The sequence GCTCGTGCTGTACGGGCTGTGTGCCCTGTTCACCCTCACGGCCCTGGGGCTCAACTTCGCCAACAGCGCGCAGAGCGCCATGCTGCTGGTGGGCATGGGCATCGTCATCTTCGTGCTGATGCGCAAGCTGGGCTACCTGGACCTGCACCGCGCGAGCACCGTGGGAGAGACGCGGCGCAAGAACATCCGCCTGCGGACGCTGGTGACGGAGCTCTCCCGCGCTGTCCGCAAGGCCCAGTCGCTCCCGGAGGTGTGGGAGGCGGTGCGGCCGCTCGCCGAGGCGCTCGACGTGGCTCACCTGGAGCTTCGCCTCCAGCACCAGCGAGAGGGGCTCACCGAGGGCATCGTCTTCGAGACCCAGCGTCCCGCCGGCTCCGCCCTGCCGCTGGACGTGCACATCGAGGTGAAGGAGGCGGAGGTGTCCCTGGGCTGGCTCCACCTCTCGTGGCGTGATGGGCGCTCGCAGGTGAGCCGGGATGAGGAGCTGGCGCTGGAGCTCGTCTCCGACGCCGTGGCCGAGCGCGCCGCGAGCCTGCTGGCCATTGCCCAGGCCGAGCCGGGCCGGGTCGTCTCCCTGAGGCGGTGACGCGGGTGGGCGCGCGGGCTTTCCTGGCGCTGCTTCGCTCCTGGCCGGAGGCTCCCGACAGGCCGCCCCCCGTGGACGCGGAGGCCTTCGTTCGTGCCGCCGCGAGGCACGGGCTCGGGGGCTTCGCGCAGCATGCGGCGGAGCGGGCAGGGTGGACATTGCCGGACGCGGCGCGTGAGGCCCTGCGCCGGGAGGCCCAGAGCAGCGCCGCGCGGGCCATCCGGGTCCACGCGCTCCTGGTGCGCTCCGTGGATGCGCTCGCCGCGGTGGGCGTGGTGCCGGTGTTGCTCAAGGGCACTGCGCTGGCGCGGCGGCTGTACCCGGAGCCGTTCCTTCGCGCGACCACGGATGTGGATCTGCTCGTGGCCAGCGGCGAGGTGGAGCGGGCCTCGCGAGCCCTGGAGGGCCTGGGGCTGAAGCGGGCGGCGGAGCGGCCTGGGCATGGCGGAGAGCACTCGCACCACCTCGAGTTCCAAGGGACGGCGGGGATGGTGGAGCTGCACCACCGGGCGCTCGTGGGGTACGGGCTGGCGCTCGAGTCCGAGCCGCTGCTCGCCCACGCCCAGGAGGCCGAGCTGGAGGGCCGCCGCGTGCGCCACCTCCGGGCCGAGGAGGAGCTGGTCTACCTGTGCTCGCATGCGAGCAACCACCTGCTGCAGCGCCTCTCGTGGCTGTTCGACGTGAAGCTGCTGCTGCGAGCGCACCCGGGGCTGCGCTGGTACCGGGTGGCGGACGTGGCGCGGGCTACGGCCTTCTCCCACCTGGCGT comes from Hyalangium minutum and encodes:
- a CDS encoding nucleotidyltransferase family protein; the encoded protein is MGARAFLALLRSWPEAPDRPPPVDAEAFVRAAARHGLGGFAQHAAERAGWTLPDAAREALRREAQSSAARAIRVHALLVRSVDALAAVGVVPVLLKGTALARRLYPEPFLRATTDVDLLVASGEVERASRALEGLGLKRAAERPGHGGEHSHHLEFQGTAGMVELHHRALVGYGLALESEPLLAHAQEAELEGRRVRHLRAEEELVYLCSHASNHLLQRLSWLFDVKLLLRAHPGLRWYRVADVARATAFSHLAWYALEATHRLLGAPMPEEVLALMAPPRWQRVLARRFFSEERLLATRLVTHRAEWATAKLLLAPRAVPMARYGLWRLGEAARARWPGAARR